A DNA window from Halomicrobium mukohataei DSM 12286 contains the following coding sequences:
- the pstB gene encoding phosphate ABC transporter ATP-binding protein PstB yields MSNNEIATDDGIDGATTTDTASNTLDPSGDPLVDHDISVEGSGSRSASSGKTVIESRNLDVYYDDLQAIDDVSMAIPARQVTAMIGPSGCGKSTFLRCINRMNDLVDSARIEGELRFDGQDVYEQDIDPVALRRRIGMVFQHPNPFPKSIYDNVAYGLRVQGRDGEVDLDQQVEESLRRAALWDEVKDQLDKSALDLSGGQQQRLCIARAIAVDPDVILMDEPASALDPIATSKIEDLIEELAEEFTVVIVTHNMQQAARISDRTAVFLTGGELVEYDDTGTIFENPESQRVEDYITGKFG; encoded by the coding sequence ATGAGCAACAACGAAATCGCTACCGACGACGGCATCGACGGTGCAACGACGACCGACACCGCTTCGAACACGCTCGATCCCTCGGGGGACCCACTGGTCGATCACGATATCTCCGTCGAGGGCTCGGGGAGTCGTTCAGCGAGTTCGGGCAAGACGGTCATCGAATCCCGGAACCTGGACGTGTACTACGATGACCTGCAGGCTATCGACGACGTGAGCATGGCGATTCCCGCCAGACAGGTCACCGCGATGATCGGGCCGTCGGGCTGTGGGAAGTCGACGTTTCTCCGGTGCATCAACCGGATGAACGACCTCGTCGACAGCGCCCGTATCGAGGGCGAACTCCGCTTCGACGGCCAGGACGTGTACGAGCAAGATATCGACCCGGTCGCGCTCCGTCGCCGGATCGGCATGGTGTTCCAGCACCCCAACCCCTTCCCCAAGAGCATCTACGACAACGTCGCCTACGGCCTGCGAGTACAGGGCCGGGACGGCGAGGTCGATCTCGATCAGCAAGTCGAGGAGTCGCTCAGGCGAGCCGCCCTCTGGGACGAGGTCAAAGACCAGCTCGACAAGTCGGCCCTGGACCTCTCCGGCGGGCAACAGCAGCGTCTCTGTATCGCACGAGCGATCGCGGTCGACCCCGACGTGATACTCATGGACGAACCCGCCTCGGCACTGGACCCGATCGCGACCTCGAAGATCGAGGACCTCATCGAGGAGCTGGCCGAGGAGTTCACGGTCGTCATCGTCACCCACAACATGCAACAGGCCGCCCGTATCTCCGACCGGACGGCGGTCTTCCTCACCGGCGGGGAACTCGTCGAGTACGACGACACCGGCACGATCTTCGAGAATCCCGAGAGCCAGCGCGTCGAAGACTACATCAC
- the pstA gene encoding phosphate ABC transporter permease PstA, with protein sequence MATQDEGVDQLRQASGTRLRELKGQLFEAALLGATLVGIVSLLILFGYIAFDTFQPLTASAQWYLLYFGTLVAPTAAFTWYARRDTAVRAVNAKAFAVVFGGLAVSLVTYVVADSVSPYDVLIYLLFGAIPPLLVGVYGRTTDERTYTGPAIPVAAVLGLGVAALLYGLVRPVVGIAAQWIAYFGITTLPVAGIIGFVVARRWSPRHGIMATAAVLLSAFLVAGGLLGVGTDPSFWVVLFSTFVVPVGYVVGSTVGTNSEGRIGVLGPFVLIGGVLAGATLERQLAIKGLESYLTPTLLLESWHGRVASEAGVYPQLVGSIVVVGFMAILAFPVGISAAVYLEEYAPKSGWGSRFATLLEVNISNLAGVPSVVYGLLGLALFRRTLGFGTGIVVSAAGTLGLLILPIVVVSAQEAIRAVPDSLREASYGMGASRWQTLRNVVFPEAVPSILTGTILALARAIGETAPLVMIAVATTTYTPPEGLFSSATALPLQIYAARSSALPEFRHGVVPAAAIVLLALMLVMNATAVIVRNRYERDT encoded by the coding sequence ATGGCGACCCAAGACGAGGGCGTCGACCAACTGCGTCAAGCGAGCGGCACCCGGCTTCGAGAGCTCAAAGGCCAGCTCTTCGAGGCGGCGCTGCTGGGCGCGACGCTCGTCGGTATCGTGTCGTTACTGATCCTGTTCGGGTACATCGCGTTCGACACGTTTCAGCCCCTGACGGCCTCGGCCCAGTGGTATCTCCTGTACTTCGGGACGCTGGTGGCCCCGACCGCCGCGTTCACGTGGTACGCGAGACGGGACACGGCCGTCCGAGCCGTGAACGCGAAGGCCTTCGCCGTCGTGTTCGGCGGGCTGGCTGTCAGCCTCGTCACTTACGTCGTCGCGGACTCCGTGAGTCCGTACGACGTGCTCATCTACCTGCTGTTCGGAGCTATCCCTCCGCTGCTGGTCGGTGTGTACGGTCGCACGACGGACGAGCGGACGTACACCGGTCCCGCGATACCGGTGGCGGCCGTGCTCGGCCTCGGTGTCGCTGCGCTGCTCTACGGCCTCGTTCGCCCGGTCGTCGGTATCGCGGCCCAGTGGATCGCGTATTTCGGAATCACGACGCTTCCGGTCGCCGGCATCATCGGTTTCGTCGTGGCGCGTCGCTGGTCGCCCCGGCATGGTATAATGGCCACAGCGGCCGTCCTTCTGAGTGCGTTCCTGGTCGCTGGCGGGCTACTCGGTGTCGGTACCGATCCGTCGTTCTGGGTCGTGCTCTTTTCGACGTTCGTGGTCCCGGTGGGGTACGTCGTCGGCTCGACGGTCGGCACGAACTCGGAGGGTCGAATCGGCGTCCTCGGACCGTTCGTGCTCATCGGCGGCGTGCTCGCGGGTGCCACGCTCGAACGACAGCTCGCCATCAAGGGTCTGGAGAGCTATCTGACGCCGACGCTGCTCTTGGAGTCGTGGCACGGGCGGGTTGCGAGTGAGGCCGGCGTCTATCCCCAGCTCGTCGGGTCGATCGTCGTCGTCGGGTTCATGGCGATCCTCGCCTTTCCGGTCGGAATCAGTGCGGCCGTCTACCTCGAAGAGTACGCCCCGAAATCGGGCTGGGGCAGTCGGTTCGCGACGCTGCTCGAAGTGAACATCTCGAACCTCGCGGGCGTTCCGTCAGTCGTCTACGGCCTGTTGGGGCTCGCCCTGTTCCGGCGGACGCTTGGGTTCGGAACCGGGATCGTCGTCTCCGCCGCGGGGACACTCGGGCTCCTCATTCTCCCGATCGTGGTCGTCTCGGCACAGGAGGCGATCCGGGCCGTTCCCGACTCGCTCCGGGAGGCCTCGTACGGCATGGGGGCAAGCCGCTGGCAGACGCTTCGCAACGTGGTGTTCCCCGAAGCGGTTCCGAGCATACTCACCGGGACGATTCTGGCGCTGGCTCGTGCGATCGGCGAGACCGCGCCACTCGTCATGATCGCGGTGGCGACGACGACGTACACGCCGCCTGAGGGGCTGTTCTCGTCGGCGACCGCGCTGCCGCTCCAGATTTACGCTGCGAGGTCCAGCGCGTTGCCGGAGTTCAGACACGGCGTGGTGCCGGCGGCCGCCATCGTGTTGCTGGCCCTGATGCTGGTGATGAACGCGACGGCTGTCATCGTCCGGAATCGATACGAGCGAGACACCTGA
- the pstC gene encoding phosphate ABC transporter permease subunit PstC: MSNESQSVSDSLQRNQFVARKERLYAWLIAGSAVLTILVTVGIILALSVNALTFWSEISPIAFFTGTNWSPKIAGEYGVLPLVSGTLLVTVCSALIALPVGLAAAIYLSEYASERVRSILKPALEVLAGVPTVIYGYMALVYVTPLIDGFLPIDATVIPSRIQILTVPDWLPAISGFVLALPEFTFVVPSLRTFNALSASIVVGIMIIPMVSSISEDALSAVPDSLREAAYGLGSTKFDVSTKVVVPSATSGIVASYVLALSRAIGETMAVTMAMGMSPQMPYFPNVLKNLAESSQTMTAAMVQIAGADSLGTGPTFEAMFALGMTLFAITLTMNVLAELVRRRFREAYE; this comes from the coding sequence ATGAGCAACGAATCACAGTCTGTCTCTGATTCACTCCAGCGAAACCAGTTCGTCGCCCGCAAGGAGCGACTGTACGCATGGCTGATCGCGGGGAGTGCCGTTCTCACGATCCTCGTGACCGTGGGTATCATCCTGGCGCTCTCCGTGAACGCGCTCACGTTCTGGAGTGAGATCTCACCGATCGCCTTCTTCACGGGAACGAACTGGAGTCCGAAGATCGCCGGTGAATACGGCGTGCTGCCGCTCGTGAGCGGGACGCTGCTCGTCACCGTCTGCTCGGCGCTCATCGCGTTGCCCGTCGGGCTGGCGGCCGCGATCTACCTGAGCGAGTACGCGAGCGAGCGCGTGCGGTCGATTCTGAAACCGGCACTTGAAGTCCTTGCCGGTGTGCCCACGGTCATCTACGGATACATGGCGCTCGTGTACGTGACGCCGCTGATCGATGGCTTTCTTCCCATCGACGCCACGGTAATCCCGTCGAGAATCCAGATTCTCACCGTTCCCGACTGGCTTCCGGCGATTTCGGGGTTCGTCCTCGCCCTCCCGGAGTTCACGTTCGTCGTCCCGTCGCTGCGGACGTTCAACGCGCTGTCCGCGAGCATCGTCGTCGGGATCATGATCATCCCGATGGTCTCCTCGATCAGCGAGGACGCGCTCAGCGCGGTTCCCGACAGCCTCCGCGAAGCGGCCTACGGGCTCGGCTCGACGAAGTTCGACGTCTCGACGAAGGTCGTCGTCCCGTCTGCGACCTCGGGCATCGTCGCCTCGTACGTCCTCGCGCTGTCGCGGGCGATCGGCGAGACGATGGCGGTGACGATGGCGATGGGGATGAGCCCGCAGATGCCCTATTTCCCGAACGTCCTCAAGAACCTCGCCGAGTCGAGTCAGACGATGACCGCGGCGATGGTACAGATCGCGGGCGCAGACTCGCTCGGAACGGGGCCCACGTTCGAAGCGATGTTCGCCCTCGGCATGACACTGTTCGCAATCACACTCACGATGAACGTACTGGCTGAACTCGTTCGTCGCCGCTTCAGGGAGGCCTACGAATAA
- a CDS encoding PstS family phosphate ABC transporter substrate-binding protein: MTRESARLSDLVSRRKFILTSGAVGAAGLAGCTSGSEQGDAESDGGDGGNGGDGGDSGDGGDSGDGGDGGSGDDSNVDRASLSGDVRISGSSTVYPVAEEVSRLWNEEYGDGVGFNITPDGSGGGFENVFIPGDSDINNASRPIKDEELQRCRDNGIEPVEFYVAQDALTVVVNNDADFIDEISLEDLKTIWSPDTAPEMWSDVNSDWPDEPLDLYGPASTSGTYDYFIEAVIGETESDQPIRSDFEGTEEDNLIAQGVSGNEYAFGYLPFAYYTNNPDSVKALGLVEGGNDPVEPSLEGAQSGNYPLARPLFFYANMNKLQEKTHLQEFIRFYVNEADEDYIASDVGYVPSSDQMVEDNLANLEAGIAGDYEFSR; the protein is encoded by the coding sequence ATGACACGCGAGTCAGCGCGACTGTCTGATCTGGTATCACGGCGGAAATTCATACTGACCTCTGGCGCGGTTGGTGCTGCCGGACTCGCAGGCTGTACCAGCGGAAGTGAACAGGGTGACGCCGAGAGCGACGGCGGTGACGGTGGCAACGGTGGCGACGGCGGCGACAGCGGTGACGGTGGCGACAGCGGCGACGGCGGCGACGGTGGTAGCGGCGACGACTCGAACGTCGACCGGGCGTCGCTCTCGGGAGACGTCCGAATCTCGGGGAGCAGCACGGTGTACCCGGTGGCCGAGGAGGTCTCTCGACTGTGGAACGAGGAGTACGGCGACGGCGTCGGGTTCAACATCACGCCGGACGGCAGCGGCGGGGGCTTCGAGAACGTCTTCATCCCGGGCGACAGCGACATCAACAACGCGAGCCGCCCGATCAAAGACGAAGAGCTCCAGCGCTGCCGCGACAACGGCATCGAACCGGTCGAGTTCTACGTCGCTCAGGACGCGCTCACCGTGGTCGTCAACAACGACGCCGACTTCATCGACGAGATCTCACTGGAGGATCTCAAGACCATCTGGTCACCGGACACCGCTCCCGAAATGTGGAGTGACGTCAACTCTGACTGGCCGGACGAGCCGCTCGACCTGTACGGTCCGGCGAGCACGTCGGGAACCTACGACTACTTCATCGAGGCGGTCATCGGCGAGACCGAGTCGGACCAGCCGATCCGCAGCGACTTCGAGGGGACCGAGGAGGACAACCTGATCGCACAGGGCGTCTCCGGCAACGAGTACGCGTTCGGGTACCTCCCCTTCGCGTACTACACGAACAACCCGGACTCGGTCAAGGCGCTCGGCCTCGTCGAGGGCGGGAACGACCCGGTCGAGCCGAGTCTCGAAGGCGCACAGAGCGGGAACTACCCGCTCGCCCGGCCGCTGTTCTTCTACGCCAACATGAACAAGCTCCAGGAGAAGACCCACCTCCAGGAGTTCATCCGCTTCTACGTCAACGAGGCCGACGAGGATTACATCGCCAGCGACGTCGGCTACGTCCCCTCCAGCGACCAGATGGTCGAGGACAACCTCGCGAACCTCGAAGCGGGCATCGCTGGCGACTACGAGTTCAGCAGGTGA
- the mutS gene encoding DNA mismatch repair protein MutS, translating to MDAALGPPEKMAERADELTPMMRQYYELCRAYDDSLVLFQVGDFYEAFCGAAERVARLCEITLTKREDSTGQYAMAGVPIDNAESYVETLLDAGYRVAIADQVEDPDAVSGVVDRAVTRIITPGTLTEDELLDSPDNNYVAALTADGRRYGLALLDVSTGDFYATSADAVDAVADEVGRFAPAEAIVGPGVDVDEDRVFEAAAMVTPYDESVFAFEDAADRVRTYFGDPDALLADDLEVRACGALLAYAEYTRGGGAGTSDEIADDDGGQLTYLTHLTRYDPREYMLLDAVALDSLELFERRAVRGHEGRTLVDTVDETACALGRRRLGDWLRRPLLDADRIERRHEAVAELVEALQRRERLHALLADVYDLERLISRVSRGRANARDLRSLAATLAVVPDVREQLADADSALLADLHEGLDPLTDVREEIEAAICPDPPQEVTEGDVIREGYDDDLDALRETERSGKRWIDDLEINERERTGIDSLKVGHNSVHGYYIEVTDPNLDSVPDDYERRQTLKNSERFVTPELREREEEIVRAETAADDLEYDLFCEVRAAIAAEAERVQALADRLATLDALVAFGEVAATHDYCRPSVGGDAIDVTAGRHPVVERAEASFVPNDACLTPDSFFTILTGPNMSGKSTYMRQIALICVLAQAGSFVPAREANLPIVDRVFTRVGASDDIAGGRSTFMIEMTELADILQGATSDSLILLDEVGRGTSTADGLAIARAVTEHVHDEIGAYTLFATHHHELTAVADELPGVRNRHFETRHDGDGVVFEHSVAPGAAAASYGIEVAALAGVPDSVVERSRTVLASEDERSESSETRAGAERHAGGEDERSESSDAENGAVAQASAPASEPPSASADGHAVVEAATGDESGPDADPLRERLAQLDVATMTPIEAMNALARLQDDIAD from the coding sequence ATGGACGCGGCGCTGGGACCTCCCGAGAAGATGGCCGAGCGGGCCGACGAGCTGACGCCGATGATGCGCCAGTACTACGAGCTCTGTCGGGCCTACGACGACTCGCTGGTCCTGTTTCAGGTCGGGGACTTCTACGAGGCCTTCTGCGGTGCCGCCGAGCGGGTCGCCCGGCTCTGTGAGATCACGCTGACCAAGCGCGAGGACTCCACTGGGCAGTACGCGATGGCCGGAGTCCCCATCGACAACGCCGAGAGCTACGTCGAGACGCTGCTCGACGCCGGCTACCGCGTCGCCATCGCGGACCAGGTCGAGGACCCCGACGCGGTCAGCGGCGTCGTCGACCGGGCGGTGACGCGGATCATCACGCCGGGGACGCTGACCGAGGACGAACTGCTCGACTCGCCGGACAACAACTACGTCGCCGCGCTGACCGCCGACGGCCGCCGCTACGGGCTGGCGCTGCTGGACGTGTCCACGGGCGATTTCTACGCGACCAGCGCCGACGCCGTCGACGCCGTCGCCGACGAGGTGGGTCGGTTCGCACCCGCGGAGGCGATCGTCGGCCCCGGCGTCGACGTGGACGAGGATCGGGTCTTCGAGGCGGCGGCGATGGTGACGCCGTACGACGAGTCGGTGTTCGCCTTCGAGGACGCCGCCGACCGAGTGCGGACGTACTTCGGCGACCCGGACGCGCTGCTGGCCGACGACCTGGAGGTGCGAGCCTGCGGCGCGCTGCTTGCGTACGCCGAGTACACCCGCGGGGGCGGTGCGGGCACGAGCGACGAGATCGCAGACGACGACGGCGGGCAACTGACGTATCTCACGCACCTCACGCGTTACGACCCCCGCGAGTACATGCTGCTGGACGCCGTCGCGCTCGACAGCCTCGAACTGTTCGAGCGCCGGGCGGTGCGGGGCCACGAGGGGCGCACGCTGGTCGACACCGTCGACGAGACCGCCTGCGCGCTCGGCCGGCGACGGCTCGGCGACTGGCTGCGTCGGCCGCTGCTCGACGCCGACCGAATCGAACGCCGCCACGAGGCGGTCGCCGAACTCGTCGAAGCGCTCCAGCGCCGCGAGCGACTCCACGCCCTGCTCGCGGACGTGTACGACCTCGAACGGCTGATCTCTCGCGTCTCGCGCGGGCGAGCCAACGCGCGGGACCTGCGCTCGCTGGCGGCCACGCTCGCAGTCGTCCCCGACGTGCGTGAGCAACTGGCCGACGCCGACAGCGCCCTGCTCGCGGACCTTCACGAGGGGCTCGATCCGCTGACGGACGTGCGCGAGGAGATCGAGGCGGCGATCTGTCCGGACCCGCCCCAGGAAGTCACCGAGGGTGACGTGATCCGCGAGGGGTACGACGACGACCTCGACGCGCTGCGCGAGACCGAGCGGTCGGGCAAGCGATGGATCGACGACCTGGAGATCAACGAGCGCGAACGCACCGGAATCGACTCGCTGAAGGTCGGGCACAACTCCGTCCACGGCTACTACATCGAGGTGACCGACCCCAACCTCGACAGCGTCCCCGACGACTACGAGCGCCGCCAGACGCTGAAAAACTCCGAGCGCTTCGTCACGCCCGAACTCAGGGAGCGCGAAGAGGAGATCGTCCGGGCAGAGACGGCCGCCGACGACCTCGAATACGACCTGTTCTGTGAGGTACGAGCGGCGATCGCGGCCGAGGCCGAGCGCGTGCAGGCGCTGGCCGACCGCCTGGCGACGCTCGACGCGCTCGTGGCCTTCGGCGAGGTGGCGGCGACCCACGACTATTGCCGACCCAGCGTCGGCGGGGACGCCATCGACGTGACGGCCGGCCGCCACCCCGTTGTCGAGCGCGCCGAGGCGTCGTTCGTTCCCAACGACGCCTGCCTCACTCCGGACTCGTTTTTCACGATCCTCACTGGCCCCAACATGAGCGGGAAATCGACGTACATGCGCCAGATCGCGCTCATCTGCGTGCTGGCACAGGCCGGGAGTTTCGTCCCCGCTCGCGAGGCGAACCTGCCGATCGTCGACCGCGTGTTCACCCGCGTCGGTGCGAGCGACGACATCGCCGGCGGGCGCTCGACGTTCATGATCGAGATGACCGAACTCGCAGACATCCTCCAGGGCGCGACCAGCGACTCGCTGATCCTGCTGGACGAGGTCGGCCGGGGGACCTCGACGGCCGACGGGCTCGCCATCGCCCGCGCCGTCACCGAACACGTCCACGACGAAATCGGGGCGTACACGCTCTTTGCGACCCACCACCACGAGCTGACGGCCGTCGCCGACGAACTGCCCGGCGTCCGCAACCGCCACTTCGAGACGCGCCACGACGGCGACGGCGTCGTCTTCGAGCACAGCGTCGCCCCCGGCGCGGCCGCGGCGTCCTACGGGATCGAGGTCGCGGCCCTGGCCGGCGTGCCCGATTCGGTGGTCGAGCGTTCTCGGACGGTGTTGGCCAGCGAGGACGAGCGAAGCGAGTCCTCGGAAACGAGAGCGGGAGCGGAGCGACACGCGGGCGGCGAGGACGAGCGCAGCGAGTCCTCGGACGCCGAAAACGGCGCGGTGGCCCAGGCGTCGGCTCCGGCGAGCGAGCCGCCGTCGGCGTCGGCCGACGGCCACGCCGTCGTCGAGGCGGCGACCGGTGACGAGAGCGGACCTGACGCCGACCCGCTCCGCGAGCGGCTGGCACAGCTGGACGTGGCGACGATGACGCCCATCGAAGCGATGAACGCGCTCGCCCGACTACAGGACGACATCGCGGACTGA
- a CDS encoding thioredoxin family protein yields MSTETQPRPHLLDSKPALDDLIASEERLLVEFHTKGCSLCEAMAPVLDAVAKGTDATVATMNPRDDPVLVDEYDVRSVPKLLLFVDGELVETLEDGFVPVDDVRAFVTEAE; encoded by the coding sequence ATGTCCACGGAGACACAGCCCCGTCCCCACCTGCTCGACTCGAAGCCGGCGCTCGACGACCTGATCGCCAGCGAGGAGCGGCTGCTCGTGGAGTTTCACACGAAAGGCTGTTCGCTGTGCGAGGCGATGGCCCCGGTACTCGACGCGGTCGCGAAGGGGACCGACGCGACGGTCGCGACGATGAATCCCCGCGACGATCCCGTCCTCGTCGACGAGTACGACGTGCGGTCGGTGCCGAAGCTGTTGCTGTTCGTCGACGGCGAACTCGTCGAGACGCTCGAAGACGGGTTCGTCCCGGTCGACGACGTGCGCGCGTTCGTCACCGAAGCCGAGTGA
- a CDS encoding type II toxin-antitoxin system PemK/MazF family toxin, which translates to MSFPEYGDLIHVNFIDSEESPPGEFEDPHPAVVVQHPSDEDRGVVVAPVSSRDRQSWAREVQLPGTVNGLDEDSVVILNLITTVSFAERVKANDDDSNSWRLGKIPPKHMEDIQNKLGTLFHC; encoded by the coding sequence ATGAGCTTTCCCGAGTATGGAGACCTCATTCACGTCAATTTCATCGACAGCGAAGAATCCCCGCCGGGGGAATTTGAGGACCCACATCCTGCTGTAGTCGTGCAACACCCGAGCGATGAGGATAGGGGTGTGGTTGTGGCACCGGTCTCTTCAAGAGACAGGCAGAGTTGGGCTCGAGAGGTGCAGTTGCCAGGTACTGTCAATGGATTAGATGAAGATTCAGTAGTAATTCTGAATCTCATCACGACCGTGTCATTCGCAGAGCGAGTAAAGGCAAATGATGACGATAGCAATTCGTGGAGATTAGGCAAAATCCCACCGAAACACATGGAAGACATCCAAAACAAACTCGGAACACTGTTCCACTGCTAG
- a CDS encoding DsbA family oxidoreductase, whose protein sequence is MTDTDAADRPESPTTDEIAVYSDYVCPFCYLGRESLRQFQADRDEQLRIDWRPFDLRHNKRNPDGSIDHSVDDGKDDDYYEQAKESVRRLQAEYGVEMSLDLASEVDSLSAQIASYHVKTTADYETWLDFDTSIFTALWQEERDIGDPDVLADLAERAGLDGDEVRAALDDETLREEVTTRFTEAQREGITGVPTFVYDGYAARGAVPPEQLERLVDGT, encoded by the coding sequence ATGACCGACACCGACGCCGCCGACCGGCCGGAGTCGCCGACGACCGACGAGATCGCGGTCTACTCCGACTACGTCTGTCCGTTCTGTTATCTCGGTCGCGAGTCGCTCAGACAGTTCCAGGCGGATCGGGACGAGCAGTTGCGCATCGACTGGCGGCCGTTCGATCTGCGCCACAACAAACGCAACCCCGACGGCTCGATCGACCACTCCGTCGACGACGGCAAAGACGACGACTACTACGAACAGGCAAAGGAGAGCGTCCGCCGCCTGCAAGCGGAGTACGGCGTGGAGATGAGCCTCGATCTGGCCAGCGAGGTGGATTCGCTGTCGGCCCAGATCGCCTCCTACCACGTCAAGACGACCGCCGACTACGAGACGTGGCTCGACTTCGACACGAGCATCTTCACGGCGCTGTGGCAGGAAGAACGCGACATCGGCGATCCGGACGTGCTGGCCGATCTCGCCGAACGCGCGGGTCTGGACGGCGACGAGGTCCGCGCCGCACTCGACGACGAGACGCTCCGCGAGGAGGTCACGACGCGCTTTACCGAGGCCCAGCGCGAGGGGATCACCGGCGTCCCGACCTTCGTCTACGACGGCTACGCCGCCCGCGGGGCGGTCCCCCCGGAACAGCTCGAACGGCTCGTCGACGGGACCTGA
- a CDS encoding DUF7331 family protein — MTESDTSSDATTDDEPSADEQFGAFTTDDGDTIVYDRTNSAAWIQSDYAVEVGGDSSSA; from the coding sequence ATGACCGAATCAGACACCAGTTCCGACGCGACGACCGACGACGAACCCAGCGCCGACGAACAGTTCGGCGCGTTCACGACCGACGACGGCGACACCATCGTCTACGATCGGACCAACTCGGCGGCCTGGATCCAGTCGGACTACGCCGTCGAGGTGGGCGGGGACTCCTCCTCGGCTTGA
- a CDS encoding DUF7331 family protein — protein sequence MTRTVDRTGGEQSDKYGTFVTGDGNFVVYDRENPDAWIQSDFALDLSGQ from the coding sequence ATGACACGCACAGTCGATCGAACAGGTGGGGAACAGAGCGACAAGTACGGGACGTTCGTGACAGGCGACGGGAACTTCGTGGTCTACGACCGCGAGAATCCGGACGCCTGGATCCAGTCGGACTTCGCACTGGATCTGAGTGGGCAGTAG
- the thiD gene encoding bifunctional hydroxymethylpyrimidine kinase/phosphomethylpyrimidine kinase, with protein sequence MTREAAPVTPPVVLSIAGSDSGGGAGIQADTKTIEAGGAFATTAITGVTAQNTQGVRDVTTLDPAAVSEQIDAVVEDFDVAAVKTGMLSTSAVVETVTEYAETLPGLVVDPVMVAASGDRLLDPAAEAAYEDLIAAAALVTPNADEAEVLTDVEVTDADAARRAGEALVAMGADAALVKGGHVPSDAVVDTLVTDETVHTYRHDRIDTAATHGSGCTLSSAVATRLAHGDEMETAVGEGIALLARAVRYNVDVGEGAGAVHHTVESRNEAARNETVEAVEAVVAGLSDANATALVPHGIANVAGATPYAESPAEVAAVEGGIGLTRDGIRSNRGVRFGVPTPLAATILACREHDPAVRFALSCTATSPLVDALGTLDGETATVENDESEARVQAAFADCETTPAAIVDRHGDRLVVLAPEATQLLERVQTLVASVEA encoded by the coding sequence ATGACACGAGAGGCCGCGCCCGTCACGCCACCGGTCGTCCTGTCGATCGCCGGCAGCGACAGCGGCGGCGGTGCGGGGATTCAGGCGGACACGAAGACGATCGAAGCGGGCGGCGCGTTCGCGACGACGGCGATCACCGGCGTCACCGCACAGAACACGCAGGGCGTCCGGGACGTGACCACGCTCGACCCGGCGGCGGTGAGCGAGCAGATCGACGCCGTCGTCGAGGACTTCGACGTGGCGGCGGTCAAGACGGGGATGCTGTCGACGAGCGCGGTCGTCGAGACGGTCACCGAGTACGCCGAGACGCTGCCGGGACTGGTCGTCGACCCCGTCATGGTCGCCGCCAGCGGGGACCGACTGCTCGACCCGGCGGCGGAGGCCGCCTACGAGGACCTGATCGCGGCGGCGGCGCTCGTGACGCCGAACGCCGACGAAGCCGAGGTGTTGACCGACGTCGAAGTGACCGACGCCGACGCGGCGCGGCGCGCGGGCGAGGCGCTCGTGGCGATGGGTGCCGACGCGGCCCTGGTCAAGGGCGGACACGTCCCCAGCGACGCCGTCGTCGACACGCTCGTGACCGACGAGACGGTCCACACCTACCGACACGACCGGATCGATACGGCGGCGACCCACGGCTCGGGCTGTACGCTCTCCAGTGCCGTCGCGACGCGGCTGGCACACGGCGACGAGATGGAGACCGCCGTCGGCGAGGGGATCGCCCTGCTCGCCCGTGCGGTCCGGTACAACGTCGACGTGGGCGAGGGGGCGGGTGCCGTCCATCACACCGTCGAGAGCCGCAACGAGGCCGCACGCAACGAGACCGTCGAGGCCGTCGAGGCCGTCGTCGCCGGGCTGAGCGATGCGAACGCGACCGCGCTGGTGCCACACGGCATCGCCAACGTCGCGGGGGCGACGCCCTACGCCGAATCCCCGGCAGAGGTGGCGGCCGTCGAGGGCGGTATCGGGCTGACCCGAGACGGGATCCGCTCCAATCGCGGCGTCCGTTTCGGCGTCCCGACGCCGCTCGCAGCGACGATCCTCGCCTGCCGGGAGCACGATCCAGCGGTCAGGTTCGCGCTGTCGTGTACGGCCACGTCACCGCTCGTCGACGCGCTGGGGACGCTCGACGGGGAGACCGCGACCGTCGAGAACGACGAGAGCGAGGCCCGCGTACAGGCGGCGTTCGCGGACTGTGAGACGACGCCCGCGGCGATCGTCGACCGCCACGGCGACCGGCTCGTCGTCCTCGCGCCGGAGGCGACCCAGCTCCTCGAACGCGTCCAGACCCTCGTCGCCAGCGTCGAGGCGTGA